The sequence ATATACCTTTAACAAGTTTGACAGACCGTCAGCGATTGCCAATCCAGATTCTCCCCACTCAAGCACTGGTTGTACTGCTCTAGCTGTCACTTCCAGAAGCTGCTCGATAGTATTTAGTTGCAAGCATGCAAGTTtattaaggaaaaaaaaggaaatagaatGTGATGATCAATTAATTGTCATTCAGACACGACATATTACTTGGAACTTCAGAGTATATGTAAAGTCCTCGCTTACTGAATCAAATATTTACTTCAATGAGAAATGATAAATGTTTGAACTGAAGATGTTATTACCTCTAGCTGTGGCAAGGTGCACGCTTCTCCGTCGACAAGCATCCCATCTGTCGCCCGTAAAAGGAGGTCCGGTGCGCTAGCCAGAATTACCAAAGATTCTGGTGTATCATGATTCCTCATTAGTTCAGCGATCAATTTCACTATTCGTTGGTTTATCCTCCACATATTCTGGCCAAGATCATCATCTTTGGCAATCCATGGTTGTAATTCCTTGTCCGCCTGACAAGCAAACGAAGCAAGGAAAGTGACTAAAAATATATGGTGAAAAAGATACAAGATGATTAAAGATGCAAGTCAGAAATTTCACAAGGCAGAGAAGTACCCCATACCAAAGAACATCTAAAATGTATATCTTCTATAAACATGTGGCCACAAATTATGGACataaatacaaaattttaaagcATGTACATCTGTGAAAGCCTTACGGACTCAATTAACAGAAATAGTGAAGAATCTAACGGATCTTTCAAAAGAAAAGTTCATATTCTTGTTATCATCGAGTTCAAAAAAAGCGAAATCTGGACCTGAAGAACAATGGCTGTTGCAGCTTTTGCAGGCAATGCTGATACGACGTTGCATAGTGCGTCAACGACCTGTAAAACATGTGAAAGCTAATAAGCAACTTATATTGTAGAAGGTACTATTGCAAAAGCTGCTTTTTGGTAAAAGCTACTCCGAATAAGTACAAATTTGAATGTACTAGTGCACGTAATGATTTTCACCCACAAAATCTCAACTTTCTTTCCAAGTGAAATTCAGGTCCAAACCCAAATAGGGAATTTAAAATAGTATTTTGTAAGTCATAATAGTGGAAGACATAATACTAGAACCATGTGTTGTCACATAGGCACCGGACTGAGGTATGAAATGGAGGACGAGTTTTACTCGCATCTATCTTTTGAGTAGGTAACTGGGAAACTATCTTTCCATCCGTCATCCCTTTCTAGAAGAGATGGTTTGGTTGTACATAGAATATAGTCATGGAAAATTATAGTTTTGCATTTGAATTGTTTGATGAATTTGAATTCTTCAGACTTACAAATTAATATTCTTCAGTGTAACATATGTTAATAATACCTATAGGGAAATGTTACACACACACACtgacacacacacaaaaaaacgGCAAGGTACTAATTTCATGAAAGCCGATGTTTCTAACCAAAATTTTACTTAGTTCAGAAGATGTCTCTTACTGTTTTTTAAGGGAGAAATGTACAGAAAAATTGATAAGCACTTTGGTGCTATAAACAACTGTAACTCAGACATAAAACATCATCTTTAATTTTCTTGGTATAACCaactcccccccctcccccccccccatgatattccctatTTTATACCACCTTATAAAGATAGACCTTGCATCCTTAGCTGTCTTGAAATCGTTGTTCTTTCCTTAAGTATTTTCGACACTCCATATTTTGCTCTTACAACTTTGCCCGACAATAGAGTTGGAGTTCATCTTCCACTATTATTCTCCATTTACCTTAACATGATCTTACCTATGCTTGAAAACTAGGGAAAAGATAGAAAGGAAAGCTACGAGGGAAGAATATGAGAGGATTGGGGAGAAAAAATTGGTGGGCCACGTAAGTTATTTCTCCACCCGTTCTTCCTCCACTTCCTTTTGTCAAACCATGAGAGTGGAAAGAGTAGAACTTCTCCCCAAAGCATAAACAAGTTCTAGGAACGTGAAGTTTCAATTGCCTCTCCAAACTGTTACAGTTTACAGCCAACAGATTGCAAATAGAATTTTCCTATCAAGAAAGCTCCATGCGGAAGGGGGTGAGGGGGAGGAAAAGAATGTAGCGTTAAAACACATAAAGAAGGAAATTCAAACACATTTCCCAAGCTTCTAGGGTTAATGATCTCCTTAAAATGCAGCACTGGGGGTTGCCTacactctttttttttctgatAAGGTCAGATTTTATGGTTTGCCTATACTCTTCACACTGTCTTCAAATTTTTGATGCCAAAACTACGGGCCGACCAACTATTTGAAACTCCAAGTGAAAATGGTCGTGGGATAGCCAAGTTCAAAAATACCATGTGATAACAAGCTCTGGCATTGCACTAACCATAAATATGCTTTCAGGTATGTTTTATTTCAACTGCTACAATATATAATCAATATCATGAAGTAATGTGGTAGATACCTGTCTCCATCCCTGCTGAGCGGAAGTGCTTTCTGCACTCGGTTGTGTTTCAGGTGATGCAATTAACTTGTGCCACAGCAATGAGATAACAGAAAAACATAGTTCTTGTTTCTCCGTGAGTACCGACTTTATAAGATCTGGTGCATtgcaattaaatcctatatgcctGTCCATTGTTAGAAAGTTGGCCAAATCCGAAGCATCTATAGGGAAACTTACGATCCCTTTACCGGTGGTGCTTTGTGCAACCTCGCTTGAGTGTAGAACTTTCTCACTCATAGTTAAGGTCTTACAGTCGGTTGAGTCTTTGCACTCGAGCAACAATGACTGTTCTGCAGTTAAGCAATTACAATTGCTATATTTATTATGTTTTTTCCCATTCAAGCACGAGGTTCTTTTCTTAAGAACAGGTGCAGGTATTAGGTGTGCTTCCAATGGTTCGGCCTTGTCAACAATTGATGCAACAACTTTGCTATGAATATCAATGAGGTTATATAGTGAAGACGCTCTGGAGTTGATTTCATTATCCCACTTACACCGTATTAAGATCGAAAGAGCCTGTGTGCAAGCCTTGGAACGTCTAAACAGATCAGAAATATGAGCCGCAACCATAGCTGCAGCAACTATCTCATTTGAGCTGTAACTCCAAGAAGTGCCAACAGATGATGGTTTCAAAGAGAAAAGAGCCTCCAGAATTGCCAATATCCTCCGAGTATGACAGACAGCAGACTGAATCCCGTTTCTTAACTCAATAGACGAATCATTGGCACATTTTGCAGCATCGAGGATGGTTTTTGAATCTGAATAATTAGTCCCTCTTGAAATCAAAGGGAAGAGCTGAAGTTCAAATGAAAGAGCACAGATAGCAGCAAGAACATAAGAATCAAACGTTGAAACAGGTCCTTGCTTTTTCACTTTcttagttcctttttctttctgttttccACTGGTTTCCAGCGAGTCTATCCCCATTTCACAAGGTCGGTAAGAATCTTTCCCTACAGGTCTTCTGCTCCCATTTGTTTTTGCTTCATGACTGACGCATACAGTTAAGACAACAAAAAGAAGGCGAGAAGAAAGCTCTACAGAAGCACATGACTCCAAGAATAATGAATGAACCATTGTTCGCAATTCTGCCACGGCAAGGTTTTTGGAGGCAGAGCCAAAAACATATCTGGTTTTCCTGATTTCTTCTTTGGAGGACTCAGGTGGGAACGTTCTCTGAAGAATTGCTTCAACTGTAGCAGCAAATATTTTCATGAGACAAGTTTCAGATGGACTCCCACGAGGAAGATACTCAAGAACCTTAAGTAGTGGTATATACAGGTTCCACGATAAATTGGGCGGTTGCAGAGGGGTCGCAACTATAATTTCAGGAAGATCAACAGCTGATGAACTTAAAGGAATCAAGCCATATGCAGCTTCCCATATGGTACATATTCTCCATTCAACCTCAGGCCCATGTGCACAAAGCATTGATGCAATCCCTTGTGCAGTGGCTTCAACTGTGGCTTCTGCTGCAGGTACTTCTCTCTGAAGAACAAAATTTCATGAGTGATAGGTAGTCACTATCACAACAACTACTGGATAAATTTCAAGAATTCTGCAGAAAGAATGGAATTTTAT is a genomic window of Nicotiana tabacum cultivar K326 chromosome 16, ASM71507v2, whole genome shotgun sequence containing:
- the LOC107784760 gene encoding protein GIGANTEA isoform X6; this encodes MQISRKRESSAKDLFSSSLYLSLSFSLLTLFSFLSLLLHPKICRNNLLQIPYKIFTHPLSENFHCRRNSCSYMAATCERWIDGLQFSSLFWPPPQDAQQRKAQITAYVEYFGQFTSEQFPEDIAELIRHRYPSKENRLFDDVLATFVLHHPDHGHAVILPIISCIIDGTLDYDKSCPPFASFISLVCPNSEKEYSEQWALACGEILRILTHYNRPIYKVVQQEGGADRSSGGNHASTSKSADSEPSLPSMHHERKPLRPLSPWITDILVAAPLGIRSDYFRWCGGVMGKYAAGELKPPSTASSRGSGKHPQLIPSTPRWAVANGAGVILSVCDEEVARYETATLTAVAVPALLLPPPTTPMDEHLVAGLPALEPYARLFHRYYAIATPSATQRLLLGLLEAPPSWAPDALDAAVQLVELLRAAEDYASGLRLPRNWMHLHFLRAIGIAMSMRAGIAADAAAALLFRILSQPALLFPPLRQVEGIEVQLEQREVPAAEATVEATAQGIASMLCAHGPEVEWRICTIWEAAYGLIPLSSSAVDLPEIIVATPLQPPNLSWNLYIPLLKVLEYLPRGSPSETCLMKIFAATVEAILQRTFPPESSKEEIRKTRYVFGSASKNLAVAELRTMVHSLFLESCASVELSSRLLFVVLTVCVSHEAKTNGSRRPVGKDSYRPCEMGIDSLETSGKQKEKGTKKVKKQGPVSTFDSYVLAAICALSFELQLFPLISRGTNYSDSKTILDAAKCANDSSIELRNGIQSAVCHTRRILAILEALFSLKPSSVGTSWSYSSNEIVAAAMVAAHISDLFRRSKACTQALSILIRCKWDNEINSRASSLYNLIDIHSKVVASIVDKAEPLEAHLIPAPVLKKRTSCLNGKKHNKYSNCNCLTAEQSLLLECKDSTDCKTLTMSEKVLHSSEVAQSTTGKGIVSFPIDASDLANFLTMDRHIGFNCNAPDLIKSVLTEKQELCFSVISLLWHKLIASPETQPSAESTSAQQGWRQVVDALCNVVSALPAKAATAIVLQADKELQPWIAKDDDLGQNMWRINQRIVKLIAELMRNHDTPESLVILASAPDLLLRATDGMLVDGEACTLPQLELLEVTARAVQPVLEWGESGLAIADGLSNLLKCRLPATVRCISHPSALVRALSTSVLRVIMHAGSIKSSAKRADVNGIHAPAYKYLSIGIIDWRADIEKCLTWEANSRIENGMCTKFLDMAAKELGCTICI
- the LOC107784760 gene encoding protein GIGANTEA isoform X2, with translation MQISRKRESSAKDLFSSSLYLSLSFSLLTLFSFLSLLLHPKICRNNLLQIPYKIFTHPLSENFHCRRNSCSYMAATCERWIDGLQFSSLFWPPPQDAQQRKAQITAYVEYFGQFTSEQFPEDIAELIRHRYPSKENRLFDDVLATFVLHHPDHGHAVILPIISCIIDGTLDYDKSCPPFASFISLVCPNSEVLRILNYQFEGLSHKEYSEQWALACGEILRILTHYNRPIYKVVQQEGGADRSSGGNHASTSKSADSEPSLPSMHHERKPLRPLSPWITDILVAAPLGIRSDYFRWCGGVMGKYAAGELKPPSTASSRGSGKHPQLIPSTPRWAVANGAGVILSVCDEEVARYETATLTAVAVPALLLPPPTTPMDEHLVAGLPALEPYARLFHRYYAIATPSATQRLLLGLLEAPPSWAPDALDAAVQLVELLRAAEDYASGLRLPRNWMHLHFLRAIGIAMSMRAGIAADAAAALLFRILSQPALLFPPLRQVEGIEVQLEQREVPAAEATVEATAQGIASMLCAHGPEVEWRICTIWEAAYGLIPLSSSAVDLPEIIVATPLQPPNLSWNLYIPLLKVLEYLPRGSPSETCLMKIFAATVEAILQRTFPPESSKEEIRKTRYVFGSASKNLAVAELRTMVHSLFLESCASVELSSRLLFVVLTVCVSHEAKTNGSRRPVGKDSYRPCEMGIDSLETSGKQKEKGTKKVKKQGPVSTFDSYVLAAICALSFELQLFPLISRGTNYSDSKTILDAAKCANDSSIELRNGIQSAVCHTRRILAILEALFSLKPSSVGTSWSYSSNEIVAAAMVAAHISDLFRRSKACTQALSILIRCKWDNEINSRASSLYNLIDIHSKVVASIVDKAEPLEAHLIPAPVLKKRTSCLNGKKHNKYSNCNCLTAEQSLLLECKDSTDCKTLTMSEKVLHSSEVAQSTTGKGIVSFPIDASDLANFLTMDRHIGFNCNAPDLIKSVLTEKQELCFSVISLLWHKLIASPETQPSAESTSAQQGWRQVVDALCNVVSALPAKAATAIVLQADKELQPWIAKDDDLGQNMWRINQRIVKLIAELMRNHDTPESLVILASAPDLLLRATDGMLVDGEACTLPQLELLEVTARAVQPVLEWGESGLAIADGLSNLLKCRLPATVRCISHPSALVRALSTSVLRVIMHAGSIKSSAKRADVNGIHAPAYKYLSIGIIDWRADIEKCLTWEANSRIENGMCTKFLDMAAKELGCTICI
- the LOC107784760 gene encoding protein GIGANTEA isoform X8, yielding MQISRKRESSAKDLFSSSLYLSLSFSLLTLFSFLSLLLHPKICRNNLLQIPYKIFTHPLSENFHCRRNSCSYMAATCERWIDGLQFSSLFWPPPQDAQQRKAQITAYVEYFGQFTSEQFPEDIAELIRHRYPSKENRLFDDVLDHGHAVILPIISCIIDGTLDYDKSCPPFASFISLVCPNSEKEYSEQWALACGEILRILTHYNRPIYKVVQQEGGADRSSGGNHASTSKSADSEPSLPSMHHERKPLRPLSPWITDILVAAPLGIRSDYFRWCGGVMGKYAAGELKPPSTASSRGSGKHPQLIPSTPRWAVANGAGVILSVCDEEVARYETATLTAVAVPALLLPPPTTPMDEHLVAGLPALEPYARLFHRYYAIATPSATQRLLLGLLEAPPSWAPDALDAAVQLVELLRAAEDYASGLRLPRNWMHLHFLRAIGIAMSMRAGIAADAAAALLFRILSQPALLFPPLRQVEGIEVQLEQREVPAAEATVEATAQGIASMLCAHGPEVEWRICTIWEAAYGLIPLSSSAVDLPEIIVATPLQPPNLSWNLYIPLLKVLEYLPRGSPSETCLMKIFAATVEAILQRTFPPESSKEEIRKTRYVFGSASKNLAVAELRTMVHSLFLESCASVELSSRLLFVVLTVCVSHEAKTNGSRRPVGKDSYRPCEMGIDSLETSGKQKEKGTKKVKKQGPVSTFDSYVLAAICALSFELQLFPLISRGTNYSDSKTILDAAKCANDSSIELRNGIQSAVCHTRRILAILEALFSLKPSSVGTSWSYSSNEIVAAAMVAAHISDLFRRSKACTQALSILIRCKWDNEINSRASSLYNLIDIHSKVVASIVDKAEPLEAHLIPAPVLKKRTSCLNGKKHNKYSNCNCLTAEQSLLLECKDSTDCKTLTMSEKVLHSSEVAQSTTGKGIVSFPIDASDLANFLTMDRHIGFNCNAPDLIKSVLTEKQELCFSVISLLWHKLIASPETQPSAESTSAQQGWRQVVDALCNVVSALPAKAATAIVLQADKELQPWIAKDDDLGQNMWRINQRIVKLIAELMRNHDTPESLVILASAPDLLLRATDGMLVDGEACTLPQLELLEVTARAVQPVLEWGESGLAIADGLSNLLKCRLPATVRCISHPSALVRALSTSVLRVIMHAGSIKSSAKRADVNGIHAPAYKYLSIGIIDWRADIEKCLTWEANSRIENGMCTKFLDMAAKELGCTICI
- the LOC107784760 gene encoding protein GIGANTEA isoform X10 produces the protein MAATCERWIDGLQFSSLFWPPPQDAQQRKAQITAYVEYFGQFTSEQFPEDIAELIRHRYPSKENRLFDDVLATFVLHHPDHGHAVILPIISCIIDGTLDYDKSCPPFASFISLVCPNSEVLRILNYQFEGLSHKEYSEQWALACGEILRILTHYNRPIYKVVQQEGGADRSSGGNHASTSKSADSEPSLPSMHHERKPLRPLSPWITDILVAAPLGIRSDYFRWCGGVMGKYAAGELKPPSTASSRGSGKHPQLIPSTPRWAVANGAGVILSVCDEEVARYETATLTAVAVPALLLPPPTTPMDEHLVAGLPALEPYARLFHRYYAIATPSATQRLLLGLLEAPPSWAPDALDAAVQLVELLRAAEDYASGLRLPRNWMHLHFLRAIGIAMSMRAGIAADAAAALLFRILSQPALLFPPLRQVEGIEVQLEQREVPAAEATVEATAQGIASMLCAHGPEVEWRICTIWEAAYGLIPLSSSAVDLPEIIVATPLQPPNLSWNLYIPLLKVLEYLPRGSPSETCLMKIFAATVEAILQRTFPPESSKEEIRKTRYVFGSASKNLAVAELRTMVHSLFLESCASVELSSRLLFVVLTVCVSHEAKTNGSRRPVGKDSYRPCEMGIDSLETSGKQKEKGTKKVKKQGPVSTFDSYVLAAICALSFELQLFPLISRGTNYSDSKTILDAAKCANDSSIELRNGIQSAVCHTRRILAILEALFSLKPSSVGTSWSYSSNEIVAAAMVAAHISDLFRRSKACTQALSILIRCKWDNEINSRASSLYNLIDIHSKVVASIVDKAEPLEAHLIPAPVLKKRTSCLNGKKHNKYSNCNCLTAEQSLLLECKDSTDCKTLTMSEKVLHSSEVAQSTTGKGIVSFPIDASDLANFLTMDRHIGFNCNAPDLIKSVLTEKQELCFSVISLLWHKLIASPETQPSAESTSAQQGWRQVVDALCNVVSALPAKAATAIVLQADKELQPWIAKDDDLGQNMWRINQRIVKLIAELMRNHDTPESLVILASAPDLLLRATDGMLVDGEACTLPQLELLEVTARAVQPVLEWGESGLAIADGLSNLLKCRLPATVRCISHPSALVRALSTSVLRVIMHAGSIKSSAKRADVNGIHAPAYKYLSIGIIDWRADIEKCLTWEANSRIENGMCTKFLDMAAKELGCTICI
- the LOC107784760 gene encoding protein GIGANTEA isoform X14, coding for MAATCERWIDGLQFSSLFWPPPQDAQQRKAQITAYVEYFGQFTSEQFPEDIAELIRHRYPSKENRLFDDVLDHGHAVILPIISCIIDGTLDYDKSCPPFASFISLVCPNSEKEYSEQWALACGEILRILTHYNRPIYKVVQQEGGADRSSGGNHASTSKSADSEPSLPSMHHERKPLRPLSPWITDILVAAPLGIRSDYFRWCGGVMGKYAAGELKPPSTDFIVASSRGSGKHPQLIPSTPRWAVANGAGVILSVCDEEVARYETATLTAVAVPALLLPPPTTPMDEHLVAGLPALEPYARLFHRYYAIATPSATQRLLLGLLEAPPSWAPDALDAAVQLVELLRAAEDYASGLRLPRNWMHLHFLRAIGIAMSMRAGIAADAAAALLFRILSQPALLFPPLRQVEGIEVQLEQREVPAAEATVEATAQGIASMLCAHGPEVEWRICTIWEAAYGLIPLSSSAVDLPEIIVATPLQPPNLSWNLYIPLLKVLEYLPRGSPSETCLMKIFAATVEAILQRTFPPESSKEEIRKTRYVFGSASKNLAVAELRTMVHSLFLESCASVELSSRLLFVVLTVCVSHEAKTNGSRRPVGKDSYRPCEMGIDSLETSGKQKEKGTKKVKKQGPVSTFDSYVLAAICALSFELQLFPLISRGTNYSDSKTILDAAKCANDSSIELRNGIQSAVCHTRRILAILEALFSLKPSSVGTSWSYSSNEIVAAAMVAAHISDLFRRSKACTQALSILIRCKWDNEINSRASSLYNLIDIHSKVVASIVDKAEPLEAHLIPAPVLKKRTSCLNGKKHNKYSNCNCLTAEQSLLLECKDSTDCKTLTMSEKVLHSSEVAQSTTGKGIVSFPIDASDLANFLTMDRHIGFNCNAPDLIKSVLTEKQELCFSVISLLWHKLIASPETQPSAESTSAQQGWRQVVDALCNVVSALPAKAATAIVLQADKELQPWIAKDDDLGQNMWRINQRIVKLIAELMRNHDTPESLVILASAPDLLLRATDGMLVDGEACTLPQLELLEVTARAVQPVLEWGESGLAIADGLSNLLKCRLPATVRCISHPSALVRALSTSVLRVIMHAGSIKSSAKRADVNGIHAPAYKYLSIGIIDWRADIEKCLTWEANSRIENGMCTKFLDMAAKELGCTICI
- the LOC107784760 gene encoding protein GIGANTEA isoform X1 is translated as MQISRKRESSAKDLFSSSLYLSLSFSLLTLFSFLSLLLHPKICRNNLLQIPYKIFTHPLSENFHCRRNSCSYMAATCERWIDGLQFSSLFWPPPQDAQQRKAQITAYVEYFGQFTSEQFPEDIAELIRHRYPSKENRLFDDVLATFVLHHPDHGHAVILPIISCIIDGTLDYDKSCPPFASFISLVCPNSEVLRILNYQFEGLSHKEYSEQWALACGEILRILTHYNRPIYKVVQQEGGADRSSGGNHASTSKSADSEPSLPSMHHERKPLRPLSPWITDILVAAPLGIRSDYFRWCGGVMGKYAAGELKPPSTDFIVASSRGSGKHPQLIPSTPRWAVANGAGVILSVCDEEVARYETATLTAVAVPALLLPPPTTPMDEHLVAGLPALEPYARLFHRYYAIATPSATQRLLLGLLEAPPSWAPDALDAAVQLVELLRAAEDYASGLRLPRNWMHLHFLRAIGIAMSMRAGIAADAAAALLFRILSQPALLFPPLRQVEGIEVQLEQREVPAAEATVEATAQGIASMLCAHGPEVEWRICTIWEAAYGLIPLSSSAVDLPEIIVATPLQPPNLSWNLYIPLLKVLEYLPRGSPSETCLMKIFAATVEAILQRTFPPESSKEEIRKTRYVFGSASKNLAVAELRTMVHSLFLESCASVELSSRLLFVVLTVCVSHEAKTNGSRRPVGKDSYRPCEMGIDSLETSGKQKEKGTKKVKKQGPVSTFDSYVLAAICALSFELQLFPLISRGTNYSDSKTILDAAKCANDSSIELRNGIQSAVCHTRRILAILEALFSLKPSSVGTSWSYSSNEIVAAAMVAAHISDLFRRSKACTQALSILIRCKWDNEINSRASSLYNLIDIHSKVVASIVDKAEPLEAHLIPAPVLKKRTSCLNGKKHNKYSNCNCLTAEQSLLLECKDSTDCKTLTMSEKVLHSSEVAQSTTGKGIVSFPIDASDLANFLTMDRHIGFNCNAPDLIKSVLTEKQELCFSVISLLWHKLIASPETQPSAESTSAQQGWRQVVDALCNVVSALPAKAATAIVLQADKELQPWIAKDDDLGQNMWRINQRIVKLIAELMRNHDTPESLVILASAPDLLLRATDGMLVDGEACTLPQLELLEVTARAVQPVLEWGESGLAIADGLSNLLKCRLPATVRCISHPSALVRALSTSVLRVIMHAGSIKSSAKRADVNGIHAPAYKYLSIGIIDWRADIEKCLTWEANSRIENGMCTKFLDMAAKELGCTICI
- the LOC107784760 gene encoding protein GIGANTEA isoform X15; amino-acid sequence: MQISRKRESSAKDLFSSSLYLSLSFSLLTLFSFLSLLLHPKICRNNLLQIPYKIFTHPLSENFHCRRNSCSYMAATCERWIDGLQFSSLFWPPPQDAQQRKAQITAYVEYFGQFTSEQFPEDIAELIRHRYPSKENRLFDDVLATFVLHHPDHGHAVILPIISCIIDGTLDYDKSCPPFASFISLVCPNSEVLRILNYQFEGLSHKEYSEQWALACGEILRILTHYNRPIYKVVQQEGGADRSSGGNHASTSKSADSEPSLPSMHHERKPLRPLSPWITDILVAAPLGIRSDYFRWCGGVMGKYAAGELKPPSTDFIVASSRGSGKHPQLIPSTPRWAVANGAGVILSVCDEEVARYETATLTAVAVPALLLPPPTTPMDEHLVAGLPALEPYARLFHRYYAIATPSATQRLLLGLLEAPPSWAPDALDAAVQLVELLRAAEDYASGLRLPRNWMHLHFLRAIGIAMSMRAGIAADAAAALLFRILSQPALLFPPLRQVEGIEVQLEQREVPAAEATVEATAQGIASMLCAHGPEVEWRICTIWEAAYGLIPLSSSAVDLPEIIVATPLQPPNLSWNLYIPLLKVLEYLPRGSPSETCLMKIFAATVEAILQRTFPPESSKEEIRKTRYVFGSASKNLAVAELRTMVHSLFLESCASVELSSRLLFVVLTVCVSHEAKTNGSRRPVGKDSYRPCEMGIDSLETSGKQKEKGTKKVKKQGPVSTFDSYVLAAICALSFELQLFPLISRGTNYSDSKTILDAAKCANDSSIELRNGIQSAVCHTRRILAILEALFSLKPSSVGTSWSYSSNEIVAAAMVAAHISDLFRRSKACTQALSILIRCKWDNEINSRASSLYNLIDIHSKVVASIVDKAEPLEAHLIPAPVLKKRTSCLNGKKHNKYSNCNCLTAEQSLLLECKDSTDCKTLTMSEKVLHSSEVAQSTTGKGIVSFPIDASDLANFLTMDRHIGFNCNAPDLIKSVLTEKQELCFSVISLLWHKLIASPETQPSAESTSAQQGWRQVVDALCNVVSALPAKAATAIVLQADKELQPWIAKDDDLGQNMWRINQRIVKLIAELMRNHDTPESLVILASAPDLLLRATDGMLVDGEACTLPQLELEQYNQCLSGENLDWQSLTVCQTC